The following are encoded together in the Thermotoga sp. genome:
- the rnr gene encoding ribonuclease R: VLGDLDDPSIDLPSVIVKHDLPEPGEFPEEVLKEVNTVPSRVRKRDLAGRRDLRDRVIVTVDGETAKDFDDAISVEKLPNGNYLLGVHIADVSHYVKEGSALDQEALKRGTSVYLIDTVIPMLPFRLSNGICSLVEGKDRLTMSVEMEIDREGRVVRYDVFPSVIRNKKRMIYERVNEFLEKPSSVKEYEPFSDLIHNAVELAEILREARRRRGAILDIESDEVKVVFDENGQVVDIVPRRRGVAERVIEEFMIRANETIAEIFDHAGLPFVYRVHEEPDLETIFQLKNYLEAMGIRAKLSRNIHPGMLQKLLEKVKDHPLRSSVERLLVRSMKRAMYSAMNIGHFGLASYAYTHFTSPIRRYPDLVVHRLLKLYLEQDGYFTPEQVDKFSKVLPKIAKHCSRRERVADEAEWDLIAMKKVEYISRHIGEVFDVVVTNITKFGLFVEIPEKSISGLIHISTLDDYYYYDEAKNMLVGRRRGRIFRLGDVLKAKVVRADKIRGEIDFELVEGEDKE; the protein is encoded by the coding sequence AGGTCCTGGGAGATCTGGATGATCCGTCCATCGACCTGCCCAGCGTGATTGTGAAGCACGATCTTCCGGAACCGGGGGAGTTTCCTGAAGAAGTTTTGAAGGAGGTAAACACAGTACCCTCCAGAGTGAGAAAGAGAGATCTTGCAGGAAGAAGGGATCTGAGGGACAGAGTCATCGTCACCGTAGATGGGGAGACTGCCAAGGATTTCGACGATGCCATCTCTGTAGAGAAGCTTCCAAATGGAAATTATCTTCTTGGTGTTCACATAGCAGACGTTTCTCACTACGTGAAAGAGGGTTCCGCTCTGGATCAGGAGGCTCTCAAAAGGGGAACGAGTGTATACCTCATAGACACTGTCATTCCGATGCTTCCGTTCAGGCTCTCCAACGGAATATGCAGTCTCGTGGAGGGAAAAGATAGGCTCACCATGAGTGTCGAGATGGAGATCGACCGGGAAGGTCGTGTTGTGAGATACGATGTTTTCCCCAGCGTGATAAGAAATAAGAAGAGGATGATCTACGAGAGAGTCAACGAGTTTCTGGAAAAACCTTCTTCGGTGAAGGAATACGAACCCTTCAGCGATCTCATACACAACGCTGTGGAGCTCGCAGAGATCTTGAGAGAGGCGAGGAGAAGAAGAGGTGCCATACTCGACATAGAGAGCGATGAAGTAAAAGTTGTGTTCGATGAGAACGGACAGGTGGTGGACATCGTTCCAAGAAGACGTGGAGTTGCGGAAAGGGTGATAGAAGAGTTCATGATAAGGGCAAACGAGACAATCGCGGAGATTTTCGACCACGCTGGGCTTCCCTTCGTGTACCGGGTTCACGAAGAACCGGATCTTGAGACGATCTTCCAGCTGAAAAACTATCTCGAAGCTATGGGAATAAGAGCAAAACTCTCCCGCAACATACATCCTGGTATGCTGCAGAAACTCCTCGAGAAAGTAAAGGATCATCCTCTGAGGAGCAGTGTAGAAAGACTCCTTGTTCGATCAATGAAAAGAGCGATGTACTCTGCGATGAACATTGGGCACTTCGGACTTGCCTCTTACGCCTACACACACTTTACCTCCCCCATCAGGAGATACCCGGACCTCGTCGTCCACAGACTTCTGAAGCTCTATCTCGAGCAAGACGGTTACTTTACCCCAGAGCAGGTGGATAAGTTCTCGAAGGTTCTTCCCAAGATCGCCAAGCACTGCAGTCGGAGGGAAAGAGTGGCAGACGAGGCGGAATGGGACCTGATCGCCATGAAGAAGGTGGAGTACATCTCGCGCCACATAGGAGAAGTGTTCGATGTGGTGGTGACAAATATCACAAAGTTCGGCCTCTTCGTGGAGATTCCAGAAAAGAGCATTTCGGGTCTCATACACATTTCAACACTTGATGACTACTATTACTATGATGAAGCAAAGAACATGCTGGTCGGACGAAGAAGGGGGCGAATCTTCAGGCTCGGAGATGTCCTGAAGGCAAAAGTCGTGAGGGCTGACAAGATCAGGGGAGAGATAGACTTCGAACTCGTGGAAGGGGAGGATAAAGAATGA
- a CDS encoding secondary thiamine-phosphate synthase enzyme YjbQ — translation MKSYKKELWFHTKKRREFINITPLLEECVKESGIKEGLLLCNAMHITASVFINDDEPGLHHDFEVWLEKLAPEKPYSQYRHNDTGEDNADAHLKRTIMGREVIIAITNGKLDLGPWEQVFYGEFDGMRPKRVLVKIIGE, via the coding sequence ATGAAATCCTACAAAAAAGAACTCTGGTTCCACACGAAAAAGAGAAGAGAGTTCATAAACATCACACCATTGCTTGAAGAATGTGTAAAAGAGAGCGGCATAAAAGAAGGCCTTCTTCTCTGTAACGCCATGCACATCACGGCGAGTGTTTTCATAAACGACGATGAACCAGGCCTTCATCACGATTTCGAAGTCTGGTTGGAAAAACTCGCCCCGGAAAAGCCCTATTCTCAGTACAGACACAACGACACTGGTGAAGACAACGCGGATGCTCACCTGAAACGGACGATAATGGGAAGAGAAGTGATCATAGCGATCACCAACGGCAAACTGGATCTGGGGCCATGGGAACAGGTGTTCTACGGAGAGTTCGACGGGATGAGGCCAAAGAGAGTACTGGTGAAAATCATTGGAGAGTGA